DNA from Mesorhizobium sp. B2-1-1:
CCGAGGCCTTCGATCAGCCCCTTCCAGTAGCTTTCCGCGCCCTGCAGGTGGGCGCTCATCAGCGCCTGGGCGAGATTGCCGTCGCGCCGCAGCAGCGCCTCGTATATCTGGATGTGTTCGGCATGCGAGCGCACGCTGCGCTCCGGATCGTTGAAGTAGATCGGCAGGCGCTGCTCGCCCATCAAATAGTAAACGCTGCAGATGTTGTGGAAGACGCCATTCTTGGTGGCGCGCACGATCTCGAGATGGAATTCGCGGTCCTCCTTGGCGAGGCCTTCGCCTGCCGCGATGCGTTCTTCCGAGGCCTTCAGGATCTCGCGCAGCCGTTCGAAATTCTCCTCGGTGGCACGCGAGCATGCAAGTTCGGCCGCCTTGATCTCATGGATCTTGCGCAATTCGACCGTCTCGTAGATCTGCAAGGGATCGAGCGGCAGGCCGGCGCGCGCGAACAGCGCCAGCGCCTCGACGCTGGCCTGCTTGGTGTCGATATAGATGCCGGACTTGGCCCTGCGCTCGACGATGCGCATGGCCTCGAGAATGGCCAGCGCCTCGCGGATCTGGCCGCGGCTGACGCCGAAATGCTCCGCCAGTTCGCGTTCCGACGGGGTTCGGCCCGTCTCCTTGTCGGAATGGGAGAACAGATAGGCGGCAAGCTCCGCGAGAAGGTTGTTTTCTTTCATCGTCAATTGCGTTGCGCGTGCGCCTCCAGGAACCGCTCCGAAATGGTGAATCCCAATCCGGGTTTTTCGGGGATCGCTATCATACCGTCCCTGGCTTCGACAGTCTCTTCGACAAGGTCGTGGATCATCGGATTGGCACCGAGCGAATATTCGACGGTGAAGCTCGACGGCGAGGCGGCGCAGACATGCAGCCCGGCGAAGAAGCAGGGCGCGCCGGCCCATAGATGCGGCGCAAAGCGCAGGTTGAAGGCGCTGGCGATGGTTCCGATCTTCATGGCCTCGCTGATGCCGCCGCAGAAGGCGGGATCGGGCTGGAAGATGTCGGCGGCCTTGAGCACGGCGAGGTCGCGGAAGGCATAGCGGGTCGCATCGCTTTCGCCGGTGGCGATC
Protein-coding regions in this window:
- a CDS encoding FadR/GntR family transcriptional regulator, which encodes MKENNLLAELAAYLFSHSDKETGRTPSERELAEHFGVSRGQIREALAILEAMRIVERRAKSGIYIDTKQASVEALALFARAGLPLDPLQIYETVELRKIHEIKAAELACSRATEENFERLREILKASEERIAAGEGLAKEDREFHLEIVRATKNGVFHNICSVYYLMGEQRLPIYFNDPERSVRSHAEHIQIYEALLRRDGNLAQALMSAHLQGAESYWKGLIEGLGAAPQNPTLEQA